Proteins co-encoded in one Kiritimatiellia bacterium genomic window:
- a CDS encoding biopolymer transporter ExbD, with amino-acid sequence MDDHFLESEFEADIDLTPLIDVIFMLLLFFILASTFSLPALRVTLPSAATAGPVPNDPPRLVFSVDAQGALFHLGAPLDLAEVPARLEAATEQPVELRVDRAAPFQSFISVLDRMRACGRNDVLITAQPH; translated from the coding sequence ATGGACGACCATTTTCTGGAGAGCGAGTTCGAGGCGGACATCGACCTGACGCCGCTGATCGACGTCATCTTCATGCTGCTGCTGTTCTTCATCCTGGCCTCGACCTTCAGCCTGCCGGCGCTGCGGGTGACGCTGCCCTCCGCCGCCACGGCGGGGCCCGTCCCGAACGACCCGCCCCGGCTTGTTTTTTCCGTCGACGCGCAGGGCGCGCTGTTCCATCTCGGCGCGCCCCTGGACCTCGCGGAGGTGCCGGCCCGGCTGGAGGCGGCGACGGAACAACCGGTGGAACTGCGCGTGGACCGCGCCGCGCCGTTCCAGTCGTTCATTTCCGTGCTCGACCGGATGCGCGCCTGCGGGAGAAACGATGTGCTCATCACCGCGCAACCCCATTAG
- a CDS encoding TonB family protein, whose translation MCSSPRNPISHPDPAARAGTVIGLIGVLAGFVPLLGWEAMGPRPGDMELFPETALRLTLAPTPAVAPAPPEPPKTEPADAPRPELESEPVIETPAIPPAPAAAEQPPVETPGEAGREDAIREEWFSELRRRIEENKFYPGSARFSEQTGTVTLRVRISAGAEILGSEIAANTGAERLAEGAQAILRRAATRPLGTNRLSTEIQVQVPITYRMAER comes from the coding sequence ATGTGCTCATCACCGCGCAACCCCATTAGCCACCCGGATCCCGCCGCCCGCGCCGGCACGGTGATCGGGCTGATCGGCGTGTTGGCGGGGTTCGTCCCTCTCCTGGGCTGGGAAGCGATGGGGCCGCGGCCGGGCGACATGGAGCTGTTTCCCGAAACCGCGCTGCGCCTCACCCTGGCGCCGACTCCCGCCGTAGCGCCCGCTCCGCCGGAGCCGCCCAAGACCGAACCGGCCGACGCGCCTCGGCCCGAACTGGAATCGGAACCCGTAATCGAGACCCCTGCCATTCCGCCCGCGCCGGCCGCAGCCGAGCAGCCGCCGGTGGAGACTCCGGGCGAAGCCGGCCGCGAGGACGCCATCCGCGAGGAATGGTTCAGCGAGTTGCGCCGGCGGATCGAGGAAAACAAATTCTATCCCGGGAGCGCCCGTTTTTCCGAGCAGACGGGGACCGTGACCCTGCGCGTGCGCATCAGCGCCGGCGCGGAGATCCTCGGGTCGGAGATCGCGGCGAACACGGGCGCGGAGCGGCTGGCGGAGGGCGCACAGGCCATCCTGCGGCGGGCGGCGACCCGCCCGCTCGGCACGAACCGGCTCTCCACGGAAATCCAGGTGCAAGTGCCGATCACGTACCGGATGGCGGAAAGATAA
- a CDS encoding STAS domain-containing protein — MANPELKMFTEQAGNVTVVTVAGPVDSATIEQFRIALDPVAAKPGAYVLLDCQDMTYINSRGLGLLAKYHRTCFGHLGWFALCNVNRKLVRTMDLLGLGTLLKFYDTRDLALAAKP; from the coding sequence ATGGCGAATCCCGAACTTAAAATGTTCACGGAACAGGCCGGCAATGTCACGGTGGTGACCGTGGCGGGGCCTGTGGATTCGGCCACCATCGAGCAGTTTCGCATCGCCCTCGATCCCGTCGCGGCCAAGCCCGGCGCCTACGTCCTGCTCGACTGCCAGGACATGACCTACATCAACAGCCGCGGTCTCGGCCTGCTGGCCAAGTATCACCGGACCTGCTTCGGCCACCTCGGCTGGTTCGCCCTGTGCAACGTCAACCGCAAACTCGTGCGGACGATGGACCTGCTGGGCCTGGGCACCCTGCTGAAGTTCTACGACACCCGCGACCTCGCGCTCGCCGCCAAGCCGTGA
- the budA gene encoding acetolactate decarboxylase: protein MRRILSWAGLCLAGLGLLGPGCAHRAARRPDALVQYSVIDALLAGNYDGVLPCAELRRHGDFGIGTFDQLDGEMTLLGGTVYAVRADGRVEKVRDTETTPFATVTFFKADRPEGQPMEGLTYAAFQEELRRQLPTPNHFCAVWVYGRFHRVKTRSVPRQAPPYIPLAEVTKNQSVFEFSDAEGYLVGFWSPPFVKGVNVPGWHFHFLTRDRTGGGHVLDFDLRNGIAWLDGKSAVTVLLPDTGAFLRTDLAPDRAEELHRVETDPLKAGAAPEKR from the coding sequence ATGCGCAGGATCCTGTCATGGGCCGGCCTGTGTCTCGCCGGCCTCGGGCTTCTGGGTCCGGGCTGCGCGCACCGCGCCGCCCGGCGGCCCGACGCGCTGGTCCAGTACTCGGTGATCGACGCGCTCCTCGCCGGGAACTACGACGGCGTCCTCCCGTGCGCGGAACTCCGGCGGCACGGCGATTTCGGCATCGGGACCTTCGACCAGCTGGACGGCGAGATGACCCTGCTCGGCGGCACCGTGTACGCCGTCCGGGCCGACGGGCGCGTGGAGAAGGTCCGCGACACCGAGACCACGCCGTTCGCCACGGTGACGTTCTTCAAGGCGGACCGCCCCGAGGGGCAGCCGATGGAAGGCCTCACCTACGCCGCGTTCCAGGAAGAGCTGCGCCGGCAGCTCCCCACGCCGAATCACTTCTGCGCGGTGTGGGTGTACGGCCGCTTTCACCGCGTCAAGACCCGCTCCGTGCCGCGCCAGGCGCCGCCCTACATCCCGCTGGCCGAGGTCACCAAGAACCAGTCGGTCTTCGAGTTCTCCGACGCGGAAGGCTACCTGGTCGGGTTCTGGAGTCCGCCGTTCGTGAAGGGCGTGAACGTGCCGGGCTGGCATTTCCACTTCCTGACCCGCGACCGGACCGGCGGCGGGCACGTCCTGGATTTCGATCTGCGGAACGGGATCGCGTGGCTGGACGGCAAGTCGGCCGTCACCGTGCTGCTGCCGGACACCGGCGCTTTTCTGCGGACCGACCTGGCCCCGGACCGCGCGGAGGAACTGCACCGGGTCGAAACGGATCCCCTGAAGGCGGGAGCCGCGCCGGAGAAGCGATAG
- a CDS encoding omptin family outer membrane protease, with amino-acid sequence MTRSSARMVLGAALCVLAGTRVTMALHAAQDPLLEPTKEKPQAFSLRGSVGFLQGEAGELVYEPELDNYKLSELQWDLSGLVMGGAVFSGAAGKFGFNAGFWVAANKGDGEMKDYDWFVPGMDWTDYSRSDVDVESGYSLDINANYLLVRRPQVGLRALVGYKRDYWEWTDYGREFVYSVYGFRDYVGNFDGQNVIDYQQTFDIPYVGLNLDGRAGSLGWNAYALYSPIVSAEDKDHHILRELHFEESFDGGDFYAVGVSATYRITPQLFLSGAVDYQDIPEFQGDMTIVESGETYEDSAGISNNHVMFSLALGWVL; translated from the coding sequence ATGACTCGCAGTTCGGCTCGGATGGTGCTGGGTGCGGCCCTGTGCGTGCTGGCCGGGACGCGGGTGACCATGGCGTTGCATGCCGCGCAGGATCCGCTGCTGGAGCCGACCAAGGAGAAACCCCAGGCCTTCTCGCTCCGCGGCTCCGTGGGCTTCCTGCAGGGCGAGGCGGGCGAACTCGTGTACGAGCCGGAGTTGGACAACTACAAGCTTAGCGAACTGCAATGGGACCTGTCCGGCCTGGTGATGGGCGGCGCGGTCTTCTCGGGCGCGGCCGGGAAGTTCGGGTTCAACGCGGGCTTCTGGGTCGCCGCGAACAAGGGCGACGGCGAGATGAAGGATTACGACTGGTTCGTCCCCGGCATGGACTGGACCGATTATTCCCGCAGCGATGTGGACGTGGAGAGCGGCTACAGCCTGGACATCAACGCCAACTACCTCCTCGTCCGCCGCCCCCAGGTCGGGCTCCGGGCCCTCGTCGGCTACAAGCGGGACTACTGGGAATGGACCGATTACGGCCGGGAATTCGTCTACTCCGTGTACGGGTTCCGCGATTACGTCGGCAACTTCGACGGGCAGAACGTCATCGACTACCAGCAGACGTTCGACATCCCGTACGTCGGGCTGAACCTGGACGGGCGCGCGGGTTCGCTCGGCTGGAACGCCTACGCGCTGTACAGCCCGATCGTCAGCGCGGAGGACAAGGACCACCATATCCTGCGGGAACTGCATTTCGAGGAGAGCTTTGACGGCGGCGATTTCTACGCGGTCGGCGTCTCGGCGACCTACCGGATCACCCCGCAGCTCTTCCTCTCCGGGGCCGTGGACTACCAGGACATCCCGGAATTCCAGGGCGACATGACCATCGTGGAGTCGGGTGAGACGTACGAGGACAGCGCCGGCATTTCAAACAACCACGTGATGTTCTCCCTGGCGCTCGGGTGGGTGCTGTAG